Genomic window (Pseudochaenichthys georgianus unplaced genomic scaffold, fPseGeo1.2 scaffold_2204_arrow_ctg1, whole genome shotgun sequence):
GGGACAGAGATGAGGGGGGGACGCTGAGCAGCTCCCTCGTCACCGAGAACACCAGCTCAGTCCTGGATCAATGGCAAACAGCAACAAAGAGACACATACTCTGAGTGAAGAAAGGACGAGGACAGAACATAACGGCAGGGAGACGGGGGACGCGTTGGAGAAAAGGTACACCAATGACGGCACATCTCACCATCGGTTGTCGTCCATGAGCTGACAGTTGGCGTCAGAGCTTTGCATCCTCTCTCCTTCACTCAGGATCAGATAGAGCAGCGTCACACCAAACTGAAGCCAGACACAAGAGCCGTGTTGTGACGGGACATGTCATTCATTAGTTTCAGATTTCAAATAGCAAGGTcataacaaatattttttttaaagacattTTTATACAAATGTCTTATTTTCAGATTTAAAAAATGCCTTTAAAAAGGATCAGCAGGACGCTTCCTGCAAACAGTGGAATATCACAAGTGAAACATACTTCATTGCTTGTTTAGGTTATCATTCAGATCTGTGCAGCTGAAAGGTTTACATTGTTAGATTTCCCTTCTGCCTCTGGCTTTAGTTGAATGCTACTTGTGTGGGCACTGAAAGCACTTCAAACAGAAGTACTTGTACttcaattattatgaatactcATGTAATGTGATATTTCTGTTTCTATTAAAGCATTTGCGAAAATTCAAAAAGACCAGAGGCCTGTaggacgaagccggttcaatctaacctggatatgtttgagttagccggttggcctaatccaaaaccaacgcgctctcgctaagcggtcctacgacgctggctatcaactcgttcgatcaagccagccgtgtcctatctagctaGGTGCGTGTTCACatgaggggtggtatctggagcattcgaccaatcacagacatggagaagctactgacagcgcagcgtcatacttcctgaatgaaaagtgaactctaatattagacatatgaagaagttaaactttaaacatccatgacttaaacacttgatcaggatcaaagcacagagctgcacctgcaaggtgaacacagctgggaacagaacacgtgtttgaatgcgtacattaacaggttcatgatatcactgcccgtctaacacaccatctgactttcattacattacaaatgagttctaagagcaatgggacgtcctttcctccggagcgtcacgtgaagcgacgtctgtTTGTGATgtcgccgcacagctgatcgtctgacagcagctctggcccccccgcctctgttagtacacatttactgacacaaacatttgtatctgttgtagaccccaataaataaaataagaactcattctcaaaaaagataaacgccattcttaaaatgtataaacgaacattagttagattaatattgattagagggcagaaaataaataaaataattgagagaagaaaaagagagatgttatctatcaaaCCCCAGTTAGACTAACATTCATTGgactgcacactttgtttgtttgtgtggatatgcaGCACATTaacatcagatcagtgcatgcaccgcatcgtccaatcagtgagcgatacacagtaagggggcggggcgagtgtctgaggatttcaccggaggatggtctggtggttcctcggttagagctcctcgctcctccggcagaaataagagccatgggacggtactcaagatggcgcagacaaatcaacttccgaggagactgaggagcgaggaaattaaaatagtcgacctgagagctggtcagagggatgcgttcaaatgtagtcagtaatttgaggaactgtcgaaatggcgaacgcagataaagttgagctggaAAATcccccagcatcattgaagtctccggtttgggaacattttggtttcgcagttacgaacaaggatgacggacaaagacaggtggaccgaaccaaagctgtttgtcggcattgttcaacttggttacgcggctggcaatacatcaaacttgcacactcttgaaaaggcatcacccgaacgtgaatatcaccggtaccaaaagaaaaaagactgaagtgcaaacccaactcccgctagcatgtaagcctccaccactcgcagagagttcagaccgagccaaagctattataaACGCCaagtatccttatgttgccatgttagcaaagcgctacctggctgtatctgctacctctgtccctagcgagagggtgttctccacagcaggagacattgttagtgccagcagatctgtcctttcagcagccatgtggaacaagttcatctttctttaaccaACATGAACATACAATGACCAGCAAGTCATAaagtcaaactggctgcttaggtgctagtacagttcagatacaggttatttcagttcatcgaaatgctgcaccttaatgtttattttattatatttatttaagtgaatacattattcacagtttaataataaaaaatatatatatattttatgttttgtgataattttttctgctgtaccgaaaaccgaaccgtgacctaagaaccgaggtacgtaccgaaccaaaatgtttgtgaaccgttacacccctagttgcttaaaataatccttctgcatccagtctgtgacactgagtgctgcacggccagacacggctcagctgactcagataaggagagatatgatacattatgaagtgatatgccgcggactgtacttaatgtactctgatccggttacttatgttgtggcagatatttaagtaagctttcttaacgctaatgttataatagtcagattgctctgaagatggaggtgatattctattcatgttcacgttcacacagtcggtgatctctgccggccgtctttcctgcaacggcagcttttctgtatttcctctatcctgtaatatgacttgatcgctttaaactccgcacactgagctctgattggtcagcaggcggtgctttcactgagttgatctcttagtcTGCAATCTAACCTGGTCCGGACCAGgctagccgctaagcataagttaccatggagatctagcctgctaagaagagaaccagcgtcgtaggaccggagacccagccgctaaaaagagaaccagcgtggTAGGACCGGAGACCCAGAGTCACCCTGAAGTCAGCCGCTAAGAGAACATCCGGCTTCGTGGTACAGGCCTCAGGTGTCATTAGGGTGTATTGAACACAGGGTGTACCTTGTTGTGCAGTACTGAGGCCAGCTGGCCCTCGCTGCCCTGCAGCTCCTGGAGCAGGTCGGTGAGGGCGGAGCTGCACAGAGACTGGATCACTGCGGCAACCGGCTCCACCAACCAGCACAGCACCTGAAGAAGAGCGGGGACCAAGGATGAAGCTCCAAGCATTTCATAGTATGGCTATGGCACAACTTATTTCCATTCATTTACTCTCGTGATGAGGACGCATCAAAGCCTGAACATCCTTAATAAAGAGGGGACCTTGATTCATGTAGGGATTACTGACCACTACAGCTGGGTCAGCAGAACATGTCAGAACCTTTCCTTTTTAGTCAGCATTTATTATTCGACCAACACAAAGTGCTGCCCAGCCCAACAGCTGTCAGCACAGCACCCAGTCACAATGGACCATCCAAAGCTTCAAATGTTATTATTTCGTTGATATGTCCTATTCATTGTTTTTTTGCAGGAAAACTGTCAGAATTATAACaacattttattataatatttaaaaaaatcttagGATGAATAGTTTTAgttatgtattatttattttgtatacgtttcctagagtatggaagcccatttccgccacttgaaaaaaataaaatcgaaataatgagataaaaagtcataattatgagataagaagtgcgcatgcgctgcagtggcgctgtcttcaaaggtcccttcatcagcttgctgctctccaccatgcaaacggcatctagtcctaaataaggtaactattacaggtgacttttgtaaatgttagatgttacatatagcctatattgcagctacactacaacaatgcagttcatagctttgacattacctgttatgaatataatatgcctatagttttgtggtaacgttcacggattagagttagagcaactcacagcagcagtatgcctacactattgtcattagtggcgtgaacgttaccacaaaactataggcatatatattatagttcataacaggtaatgtcaaagctataaactgcattgttgtagtttagctgcaatataggctatatgtaacatctaacatttacaaaagtcacctgtaatagttaccttatttaggactagatgctgtttgcatggtggagagcagcaaggtgatgaagggacctttgaagacagcgccactgcagcgcatgcgcacttcttatctcattattatgactttctatctcattatttcgactttcttatctcataatgacttttcatggggattttatttttttcaagtggcggaaatgggcttccatactagAGCTAGTGTTAGGaagttattttttatatttatatatattatttttactctcgaattttttttttatacaagaAAACAATTTGCAGAACAGTCATTTTGATTGAATAGTGAGTTCAATGCCTGCAAAACACATGTTGTTCTGTCTGATGGGCGAAAGTAGAAACCCTGCACTTCTGTAGAAAAGCCACTTCTGACATGTCTCAGAGTCCACTCGTGTGACATCTTACTACATCGGAGGATGAATCGTAAGAGAGTGATTCACTTTGGGTCGTGGCGTTACCTGGTCCTGCTTATCCTTCTTGGCCAAGGCAGGAAGGTTGCGGGAAATCGCCATGACAACGGCGGCAGCCTGGGGTGAAGGCAGGAAGGGGAGGAGCCTGGAGATGAGGCGCTTGCCCTTCCTCACTGACATGATCATTACACACTGCTCATCACTCACTCtaatgaagaggaggagaaaaagaAGGAGTGAGGAAAGAGTCTCTCACACACTGCTGTGCAGCAAGGAGAGTAAGAACAGGGCTCGCCTACCTGTCGTCCCACTCCTTCTCCCGCAGAGTGTTGCACAGCTGCAGCGTTCGGCTCTTGTGCTGCTCCAGCAGAGCCTCCCTGTCCTCCTCCGGCGCCTGCACAAAGCGCTTCTCAAAGTCCTGAACCTCCAGCAGCAAGCTGTACATCTGGAGGACAGAGGGAGGTAGAGAAGAGAGTGAACGTGTGTTGAGGCTTCAGGTGGGTTGGCTGTTGATGTGCTACACCTGTCCTCGTCTCACCTTCTCCACCGTGTAGAGGATCTGTCGCCTCTTATTCCAAACCTGCTTCTCTCTTTTCTCCTGGGGGCAGACAGACACCGACCGTAAGCCTTCTAACCTGACCAGAGAGGGCACTACAGAGACAATCAGCACTGAACAAGGTACAGCACTATTCAAAGCAGAAAGAGCAGGCGAGCCTTCAGCCCCCAGATACTTTTACACAAACACATTGACCAATCATAAGCCAATAAGGCTTTCTGTCCATCCGACCAATGCCAGAGCAGCCTCACCGTGCAGCTGCAGGAGGTATTCAGCTATGAACACTGAATCTCTTCCACACCGCTAACCTTCCATATGACCTCTTTGCCTCGTCTTATGCTTCTTACTAAAGAGCAGTAGTTTAGTAGTTTGTAGACTAAAACAGGAACATGCCAACAGACCTCGTCATCGGTGCGACTCGTCACCACGGCATCGATCATCTTGCGAGGGTTGTTGACGCTGGAGACCGTCAGCTTACCCAGAGAGCCTGCAAACTGAACTGCAGAGGCACACATGTCAGTATTCTCCAGCATCCTGAtgatgatcacacacacacacacacacacacacacacacacacacacacacacacacacacacacacacacacacactccgtaAATCATAGAAACAAAACCAAACCGTTTTGGTTTTAAAACTGAATAACgtcgtttttttgtttttccgaaaaaccaaaaaacgacatgggttcttttttaaacgttgttaatatgttttggatgcatattgttctagtatttgttcaggctgttacatacaatgagcctctgttgctgcctgctggcggtgagtaaatattaaaatcagttcaaattgacaaccggtccgcggtttttttgtttgtatgtatctgccggtctttggcacaataaaggttgggaacccccaCCTCAGACAGACCCTGGAGGAATGCTGGGACCCTGCTGAAGGGGAGCCAGGGCAGGAGGCTTGACATGTCGATGTTGGACTCCTGTTTTCACTTTAGAGCCCTTTTAGAATGTATTGAGGCATCATTTCAGCGCCCCACTCTCCATTGCTGTTTatgttgaaaataaaacaaaCCTTTTCATAACCACaatattttaactgatttaaatccAGAAACTGGGGTCCTTCATCAGaatgtcacatgacttgacttctgacttgcttgacctgagcaatgacttgactctcacggcccgtccacacagcgttgatgcttccccattcactttgaatggggtgacgtcacttttagccgaaatgcatcgtgggaagcgacgtggagcgtagctggcgtggctcgctgcaaaagttgagcaatgttcaacttttgacgcctcggcgaggcgtcagccaatcgaatcatatgccagtacaagctctagccaatcaaaccgctgcttgtgtgtcaggggcgggagattcatgtgattggttgttggtcgagtttcagacacgcccgccggcaagcgtcagcgcacgccgctgtgtggacgggccgtcagcaCAGTGACTCGGGACTTGCTTGAGAATAGTGGgttaagacttgagacttgcacatgtaggactcACTGCCATGTATTAAGTGGGATTATTAACCCTCTGTGTTCTCTCATCATTTACCTGGTCTGTAGGTGTGTTCCACCTTGGCGACCTGCGGAGTGATCAGTTTGGTGGTGTGCTCCTTCTTgctgctgtctctctctctttcctgtcGCTTCTCCATCTTTTCATAGTagttctacacacacacacacacacacacacacacacacacacacacacacacacacacacacacacacacacacacacacacacacacacacacacacacacacacacacacacacacacacacacacacacacacacacacacacacacacacacacacacacacacacacacacacacagttttgaCAACAAGACTCATGCTACCTTTGCTTTCCAAAAGAAAATATTCAACACACTGAAATTGACGTCAGCTTTCTTTTAGTTGTCATTATTGATATAGTGCTCAATCATCTATAAACTGTCTTGTGCTAAACACGTCTCCAGGCTGTTTGTTTATAGAACAGTGAAACCTGTACAAAACGCAGATGTTCAGCCCCGGCATGATCGCAGCACACAGGGTAACTACTGAAGAGGACCCTCACCTGATAGTAGTAGTCATCCAGGTAAGGGTCAGTACTTTGCAGCTGCATCATCTGGATCTTGGTAACCCATTCCTTCTCTTTCTGACTCATAAGGTTACTGTAGGGGTCCCTGCTGCGCCGGTCCCCTCCCGTCCTGCCACGGTCCCTACAGGGAGGGAAACACACACAGGACATGTCTTTCCTTGTTGGACAGCAGTACTCCTATTGTTCATGTGTTCTGTGTGTACACTCATACACTCTCACTTACACTCCCCGGTTCTGCATGCGCTGCGTGAGCATGCGGCGGTGCTGTGGGTGGAGGTGGGTGGTGTTGTGCCGGATGGGTGGGGTGTGGTTTGGGGGGCAATGGGGGGGCGGCGGGCCCATTCTGTGAGCAAGTGGAGGAGGTGGCCCCCCGAAGAACGGCCTGAAACCTCCGCCTGGTAACAAGGGAGGCGCTGGACCGCCACGAGGAAAACCAGCCATCTGAGGTGAGACAGACAAAGTAATGAGACCATTAGTGATGTGGCAGTCTACCATTAAACAATTACaggggcgtgtctgaagctccaccaacaaccaatcacatgaatctccagccccggacacacaagcacggtttgattggctcgagcttgtactggcatatgatttgattggctgactcTTCCGTGgaagcttgaaaagttgaacttttctcagcTTTTGAAGCAAAGCGCCGCGACGGAACCAGAATGCAGTTTGGCAAAGCgcgacgtcaccccattcaatgtGAATGGGAAGCTGcgctgaagcttcaacgcacgccgccgtgtggacgggccataACAGGTGTCTAAATAAACTACCAAGCTAGCTACTTTGTAATTTCCTTCTCGTCTTCTGTTTATAGTCTTTGAGCAAAGCTGTGCAGAAGATATATTTTTATCTCATTAAGTAGTTCTGAATAATCAGTAAAGCGAGGACTCAAACATTTGGATTTTCTCTAAATGTCACTAGTATTGAAGTAAAAACGTAAAATACTTCATTTTAATGCTCGATCTGAGGTATGGCAATTCATCTGTGCATAGTCTTCAATTCATTGTTCTTGTTCCCAACAAAATGCATCTCAGTTACTTGACTGTTGAGTCCTgctgcttctactgaagccagtccccaactccggggacttccggggacttccggccggaagaagaagtgacgtcagcggcttcatttgcctaatcctccaacagggacttattccggtgtgaatgcgatctgtacttagttcatgagaactaaagagttctcaggaactaaagtgggaaaagtactgcgatGTGAACGCGCCTTATGGCACCAACCTGAGAGTTGAGCAGCTGGGCCCGTTGAATCTGAGACAGAACAGGACCCACTCCAGGGGGGAACGGACCGCGGCACAGAGGGGAGTTCTGGACAAAGACAGCAAAAATATATTTGCATAGACATGAAAAGTGAAAATGGAGGTTGGACTTCAGACTGAATGTTCAAGCTGTTCATGTATATACTCATGGAACCATTCATGTGTTCACTTCACCTTTGATGCGACAGAGGAACACTTACAGCTATATTGAGGAGGGTGTTGGGTGACAGGCGCTCAGGGAAAGGAGGAGGGTATCTGTGCTGGATCGGGGCTCTCACATGAA
Coding sequences:
- the patl1 gene encoding protein PAT1 homolog 1, coding for DDWQEEHKRLTGLQGGTGLGAGLGGGGGMGGQSDLAGAFDSSSSHLHSSAGQLPLPPSLTFSLSSSGLPPPDVEDRAGEGGLAESLARLILEADPAITGVGATAPPPCSSGSSLCALQGLEQPMVLPQPSSIPHLNQLHQHPHHQLPPGPSSGLPPGLPPSSMLSYQQQQHLLRRGTAPMAQMNSHSIWENSMGFGPVSIALGMVTHMEDSPLMSIINEVGLPARPPQGRSDEGRDLSERVPPPRSSSPVIGSPPVRAVPIGTPPTQPMSHALNHQIHHPTAVHVRAPIQHRYPPPFPERLSPNTLLNIANSPLCRGPFPPGVGPVLSQIQRAQLLNSQMAGFPRGGPAPPLLPGGGFRPFFGGPPPPLAHRMGPPPPHCPPNHTPPIRHNTTHLHPQHRRMLTQRMQNRGVDRGRTGGDRRSRDPYSNLMSQKEKEWVTKIQMMQLQSTDPYLDDYYYQNYYEKMEKRQERERDSSKKEHTTKLITPQVAKVEHTYRPVQFAGSLGKLTVSSVNNPRKMIDAVVTSRTDDEEKREKQVWNKRRQILYTVEKMYSLLLEVQDFEKRFVQAPEEDREALLEQHKSRTLQLCNTLREKEWDDRVSDEQCVMIMSVRKGKRLISRLLPFLPSPQAAAVVMAISRNLPALAKKDKQDQVLCWLVEPVAAVIQSLCSSALTDLLQELQGSEGQLASVLHNKFGVTLLYLILSEGERMQSSDANCQLMDDNRWTELVFSVTRELLSVPPSSLSPPLFTPPNLLSLFSRYVDRQRLELLQDKLQITSLSR